In Vigna unguiculata cultivar IT97K-499-35 chromosome 3, ASM411807v1, whole genome shotgun sequence, a single genomic region encodes these proteins:
- the LOC114179839 gene encoding cysteine-rich receptor-like protein kinase 2: protein MERTSPVVYFQCFIFLLMKVVLVPKTVMAEPRAKTVNITCGNKLEHNSTIFVPNFVATMEKISEQMRTTGYGTAVVGKGGPDTNYGLAQCYGDLSLLDCVLCYAEARTVLPQCFPYNGGRIYLDGCFMRAENYSFYEEYTGPGDMAVCGNTTRKNTGFRAAAKKAVMTAVQAAPNNKGYARTEVAVAGTANDSAYVLANCWRSLDAKSCRACLENASSSILGCLPWSEGRALNTGCFMRYSDTDFLNKEEENGSSGDNVLVIVIVVVSSTIVLVVGVSLLVYIRRHRYVQMKRRGSNDAEKLAKSLHRNSLNFKYSTLEKATNSFDEANKLGQGGFGAVYRGVLPDGREIAIKRLYFNNRHRAADFYNEVNIISSVEHKNLVRLLGCSCSGPESLLIYEFLPNRSLDRFIFDQNKGRELNWDKRYDIMIGTAEGLVYLHENSNIRIIHRDIKASNILLDAKLRAKIADFGLARSFQDDKSHISTAIAGTLGYMAPEYLAHGQLTEKADVYSFGVLLLEIITGRQNNRSKASEYSDSLIIMTWKHFQSGSAEELIDPYLLLDEKHRSNVKNDILRVVQIGLLCTQEMCSLRPCMSKVLKMLTKKEEHVEAPSNPPFIDESTMELHDQNDDPYYPLNVADSLATISHSSFYPR from the exons ATGGAAAGAACATCCCCTGTTGTCTATTTCCAATGTTTTATTTTCCTTCTCATGAAGGTTGTGTTGGTACCGAAAACAGTGATGGCAGAACCAAGGGCCAAGACTGTCAATATAACATGTGGCAACAAGTTAGAGCACAACTCCACTATCTTTGTTCCAAATTTTGTTGCAACCATGGAGAAGATTAGTGAACAGATGAGAACCACCGGATATGGCACAGCAGTTGTAGGGAAAGGAGGGCCTGACACTAACTACGGGTTGGCTCAGTGCTATGGTGATCTCTCGTTACTTGACTGTGTTTTATGTTACGCCGAGGCACGCACGGTTCTTCCCCAATGCTTCCCATACAATGGTGGTCGCATATACCTTGATGGTTGCTTCATGAGGGCTGAAAACTACAGCTTCTATGAGGAGTACACAGGACCAGGAGACATGGCTGTTTGTGGAAACACAACAAGGAAGAACACAGGTTTTCGAGCAGCAGCGAAGAAGGCTGTTATGACTGCAGTTCAAGCTGCACCAAACAATAAAGGGTATGCTAGGACCGAGGTTGCTGTAGCAGGAACAGCAAATGACTCAGCTTATGTTCTGGCTAATTGTTGGAGGAGCTTGGACGCAAAGTCTTGTAGAGCTTGTCTTGAGAATGCATCTTCTTCCATATTGGGGTGCCTTCCCTGGTCAGAAGGGCGAGCCCTTAACACTGGATGCTTCATGAGGTACTCAGACACAGATTTTCTTAACAAGGAAGAGGAAAATGGGAGTTCAGGAG ATAATGTATTAGTGATAGTGATTGTAGTAGTCAGTTCAACTATAGTTTTGGTGGTTGGAGTATCCCTTCTGGTTTATATCCGCAGACACAGATACGTTCAAATGAAACGAAGAG GTTCAAATGATGCAGAAAAGTTAGCCAAAAGCCTTCACCGCAACAGCTTGAACTTCAAATACTCTACTCTGGAGAAGGCTACTAATTCTTTTGATGAAGCTAACAAGCTAGGTCAAGGAGGATTTGGAGCGGTTTATAGA GGAGTTTTGCCTGATGGAAGAGAGATTGCTATCAAGAGATTATATTTCAACAACAGGCACAGAGCAGCAGATTTCTACAATGAAGTGAACATAATTAGTAGTGTGGAACACAAAAATCTAGTGAGACTCTTAGGATGCAGCTGTTCAGGACCTGAAAGCCTTCTTATATATGAATTTCTACCTAACAGAAGTCTTGATCGCTTCATATTTG ATCAAAACAAGGGTAGGGAACTAAACTGGGACAAGAGATACGACATTATGATCGGGACAGCAGAAGGATTGGTTTACCTGCATGAGAACTCCAATATTAGAATAATCCACAGAGATATAAAAGCCAGCAACATCTTATTGGATGCAAAGCTTCGCGCTAAAATTGCTGATTTTGGTTTGGCTAGGTCCTTTCAGGATGATAAGAGCCACATTAGCACAGCTATTGCTGGAacttt AGGTTATATGGCTCCAGAGTACCTAGCACACGGTCAGTTAACTGAGAAAGCAGACGTATATAGCTTTGGGGTGTTACTGTTAGAAATAATTACTGGGAGACAGAATAACAGGAGCAAAGCATCGGAATATTCGGACAGTCTTATAATAATG ACATGGAAGCATTTTCAATCAGGGAGTGCGGAAGAATTAATTGATCCATATCTGTTGTTGGATGAGAAGCACAGAAGCAATGTTAAGAATGATATTTTAAGAGTGGTGCAGATAGGACTTCTATGCACCCAAGAAATGTGTTCCTTGCGACCATGTATGTCAAAGGTACTAAAGATGCTAACAAAGAAGGAGGAGCATGTGGAAGCACCCTCCAATCCACCCTTCATAGATGAAAGTACCATGGAACTCCATGACCAAAATGATGACCCATATTATCCTCTCAATGTAGCAGATTCATTGGCTACTATTTCACACAGCTCCTTTTATCCGAGGTAA